A region from the Micrococcus cohnii genome encodes:
- a CDS encoding M1 family metallopeptidase has protein sequence MTSDPYLPSVGTDTFDADHLELHLDVRLAANRVSGTAVWHGRLLKDTSRLEFDLHRLSVSQVRVEIDGDQVSRARATAPRRTPHRVLVELGEVHPAGAQVRVALHYAGTPKPRRSPWGTIGWEELTDGVLVAGQPHGASTWFPCVESPRVRTTAEITLTCDAGYLPVANGVGRQVSQTGSRVTWSWHLDRPVPAYLLTAQIGRYRIVDLPGQGSGPPIMLAVTPEHQQRALTALGSQHRMMELFERHYGPYPFEKYTAVVAAEPLEIPLECAALSLFGTNHLDESWESERLIAHEMSHQWFGNAVTLGVWSDLWLHEGFACFSEWLWSESSGGPSLTQCARMAWDGLAEKDEDIVLTAPGAADMFDDRVYKRGALTLVALRELLGTDVFARVLRTWIENNRFGTVDSAMFRAHVQSWAPAAGVSVAAVDRLLTDWTEREELPAFPG, from the coding sequence ATGACTTCCGACCCGTACCTGCCCTCCGTCGGCACCGACACCTTCGACGCCGACCATCTCGAGCTGCACCTGGACGTCCGGCTCGCAGCCAACCGCGTCTCCGGCACGGCCGTCTGGCACGGGCGGCTGCTCAAGGACACCTCCCGCCTCGAATTCGATCTGCACCGCCTGAGCGTGTCCCAGGTGCGCGTCGAGATCGACGGGGACCAGGTGTCGCGTGCCCGCGCCACCGCCCCCCGCCGGACGCCGCACCGCGTGCTCGTCGAGCTCGGCGAGGTCCACCCCGCCGGCGCGCAGGTGCGCGTGGCCCTGCACTACGCGGGCACCCCGAAGCCGCGCCGCAGCCCGTGGGGCACGATCGGGTGGGAAGAGCTGACCGACGGCGTGCTCGTGGCCGGTCAGCCGCACGGGGCCTCGACCTGGTTCCCCTGCGTCGAGTCGCCCCGCGTGCGCACGACCGCCGAGATCACCCTGACGTGCGATGCCGGCTACCTGCCGGTGGCCAACGGCGTCGGCCGGCAGGTCTCGCAGACCGGATCGCGCGTCACGTGGAGCTGGCACCTCGACCGGCCCGTCCCCGCGTATCTGCTGACCGCGCAGATCGGCCGCTACCGGATCGTCGACCTGCCCGGGCAAGGCTCCGGGCCGCCGATCATGCTGGCCGTCACGCCGGAGCACCAGCAGCGCGCCCTGACGGCCCTGGGCAGCCAACACCGCATGATGGAGCTGTTCGAACGCCACTACGGGCCCTACCCTTTCGAGAAGTACACGGCGGTGGTGGCGGCCGAGCCCCTCGAGATCCCGCTCGAGTGCGCCGCTCTGAGCCTGTTCGGCACGAACCACCTCGACGAGAGCTGGGAGTCGGAGCGGCTGATCGCCCACGAGATGTCCCACCAGTGGTTCGGCAACGCCGTCACGCTGGGCGTGTGGTCGGACCTGTGGCTGCACGAGGGCTTCGCGTGCTTCTCCGAGTGGCTGTGGTCGGAGAGCTCCGGCGGACCGTCCCTGACACAGTGCGCGCGCATGGCCTGGGACGGGCTGGCGGAGAAGGACGAGGACATCGTGCTGACCGCTCCCGGGGCGGCGGACATGTTCGACGACCGGGTGTACAAGCGTGGGGCACTGACCCTCGTGGCTCTGCGCGAGCTGCTGGGGACCGACGTGTTCGCTCGCGTGCTGCGCACGTGGATCGAGAACAACCGCTTCGGCACCGTCGACTCGGCGATGTTCCGGGCGCACGTGCAGAGCTGGGCTCCGGCGGCCGGCGTCTCGGTCGCCGCCGTGGACCGGCTGCTCACCGACTGGACCGAGCGCGAGGAGCTGCCGGCCTTCCCGGGCTGA
- a CDS encoding SdpI family protein: MDNVVFVVAAVIGALAALVTLVVSRPSAMARRGPNPAIGIRTSETMRDAGTWNAAHEAAWPWLRAACLSAFVLEFAMVGWLLFGGPSDSAVTVGHLVAIGLFGLGAVVAARRGHVAAREHHRRRSGGLD, from the coding sequence ATGGACAACGTCGTGTTCGTCGTCGCCGCGGTGATCGGCGCCCTCGCGGCGCTCGTCACCCTCGTCGTGTCCCGGCCGTCGGCGATGGCCCGGCGCGGGCCGAACCCGGCGATCGGCATTCGCACTTCCGAGACGATGCGCGACGCCGGAACGTGGAACGCCGCCCACGAGGCGGCATGGCCGTGGCTTCGGGCGGCCTGCTTGTCGGCCTTCGTCCTGGAGTTCGCGATGGTCGGCTGGCTGCTGTTCGGCGGGCCTTCGGACTCGGCAGTCACCGTCGGCCACCTCGTCGCGATCGGGCTGTTCGGACTGGGCGCGGTGGTCGCGGCGCGCCGCGGCCATGTGGCCGCCCGCGAGCACCACCGCCGCCGGAGCGGCGGGCTCGACTGA
- a CDS encoding 4'-phosphopantetheinyl transferase family protein — protein sequence MTRAQTSEPERHGFARHRAARHTPVWHVWVCAAGVSTAAGQGASGPHGDRDDRRAALLSRLEATLGGRREPVRSTGVGGTPVLEAPGLGIVQRCPTCGRDGHGAPRLTAPGVRAETLPPISFAHVGGSRPGTVLAWLDARAEDWAVGVDVEHVRARRVRRAFTPGPDGAADIDAVAFSAAERAGLERGAAAGQDPVTARARLWCAKEALVKAAGTGFLADPSAVDAASSDVRLVALGPDVLPDGWVGALALRPLTPPGRSRRPRFRRPE from the coding sequence ATGACGAGGGCGCAGACCTCCGAGCCTGAGCGGCACGGGTTCGCGCGGCATCGCGCCGCGCGGCACACGCCCGTGTGGCACGTGTGGGTCTGCGCCGCCGGTGTCTCGACAGCAGCCGGGCAGGGCGCGTCCGGTCCCCACGGTGACCGTGACGACCGACGCGCCGCTCTGCTCTCCAGGCTCGAGGCGACGCTTGGTGGACGACGGGAGCCGGTGCGGTCGACGGGCGTCGGCGGGACCCCCGTGCTGGAGGCCCCCGGGCTGGGCATCGTGCAGCGCTGCCCAACGTGCGGACGTGACGGCCACGGCGCACCGAGGCTGACGGCACCCGGCGTGCGTGCGGAGACGCTTCCGCCGATCAGCTTCGCGCACGTCGGTGGCTCCCGGCCGGGCACCGTGCTGGCCTGGCTCGACGCGCGCGCTGAGGATTGGGCCGTGGGCGTCGACGTTGAACACGTGCGGGCCCGGCGGGTTCGGCGCGCGTTCACGCCCGGTCCCGACGGGGCGGCCGACATCGACGCGGTGGCCTTCAGCGCGGCGGAACGAGCGGGTCTCGAGCGCGGGGCCGCGGCGGGCCAGGACCCGGTGACGGCCCGGGCCCGGCTGTGGTGCGCCAAGGAGGCGCTGGTCAAGGCTGCGGGCACGGGCTTTCTGGCCGATCCGTCGGCCGTCGACGCCGCGTCCTCGGACGTCCGGCTGGTGGCGCTGGGTCCGGACGTGCTGCCCGACGGGTGGGTCGGGGCGCTCGCGCTGCGGCCGCTCACGCCCCCAGGCCGATCCCGGCGGCCTCGATTCCGACGGCCCGAATAA
- the pheT gene encoding phenylalanine--tRNA ligase subunit beta, giving the protein MRIPLDWLRELVPVPADHRAEQVMADLVRVGLEEEDVHRPAEELTGPIVVGQVLSKEPEPQKNGKTINWCSVRVVPEGAEQPLTGEGIEPDGVQGIVCGAHNFEVGDKVVVTLPGAVLPGDFRIAPRKTYGHVSAGMIASTTELGLGDDGSDGILVLSRLGLDPELGSDARDVLQLHGEAAEINVTPDRGYVFSMRGVAREYSHATGVPFTDPAAGVEPAQADGAGVPVEFADDAPIYGEPGVTRFVARTVSGIDASAPTPTWMAARLRLAGVRAVSLPVDVSNYVMWELGQPLHFYDADKLSGGITVRRARAGERLTTLDGKERELHPEDLVIADESGAIGLAGVMGGAATEVTAETTRIVVESATFDPVSIARTRRRHRLPSEASKRNERGVDPAVADVAAERAVRLLVELAGGTAEPGVTDEGQVPEPVVVEMAADRPSQRVGVEYTTDQVVESLERLGAQVALGPVDEGEAPVLRVTVPSWRPDLRIPEDLVEEVARLRGYDQIPSVVPTAPAGRGLTRAQAQRRRVVQALADAGHTEVLSYPFVSAEQNARFAARTDDEGEALPMVSLANPISSQFRFLRRSLLPGLVETARRNLGRGFRDLALVEAGVVFLPGEKLGSAQIPPRAVHPDEATLADLNGGVPAQPWHVAGLYAGHDSAPGPHHQPRQTDWQDAVSGALDVADVLGVELRVRKGEHHAFHPGRVADLVLRGEDGGERVVGVAGELHPQWLEAEDLPERTSVWELDLEAVSAAAPAVVRAGRVSTYPVTSQDVALVVDSDVVAGDVRDTLAEGAGELLESIALFDEYVGAGVGEGKKSLAFSLRFRAADRTLTAEEASEAREAATALAVERHGAVRR; this is encoded by the coding sequence ATGCGCATTCCCCTTGACTGGCTGCGTGAGCTCGTGCCCGTCCCCGCAGACCACCGCGCCGAGCAGGTCATGGCGGACCTGGTCCGCGTCGGACTCGAAGAAGAGGACGTCCACCGTCCCGCCGAGGAGCTGACCGGCCCCATCGTGGTCGGCCAGGTGCTCTCGAAGGAGCCCGAGCCGCAGAAGAACGGCAAGACGATCAACTGGTGCTCGGTGCGCGTCGTGCCCGAGGGGGCCGAGCAGCCCCTGACCGGTGAGGGCATCGAACCCGACGGCGTGCAGGGCATCGTGTGCGGCGCCCACAACTTCGAGGTCGGGGACAAGGTGGTGGTGACCCTGCCCGGCGCCGTGCTGCCGGGCGACTTCCGCATCGCGCCGCGCAAGACCTACGGCCATGTCTCGGCCGGGATGATCGCCTCGACGACCGAGCTGGGCCTCGGCGACGACGGCAGCGACGGGATCCTGGTGCTCTCCCGGCTCGGCCTGGACCCCGAGCTCGGCTCCGATGCGCGCGACGTGCTGCAGCTGCACGGTGAGGCCGCGGAAATCAACGTGACGCCGGATCGCGGCTACGTGTTCTCCATGCGCGGCGTGGCCCGAGAGTATTCGCACGCGACCGGGGTGCCCTTCACGGACCCGGCCGCAGGAGTCGAGCCTGCGCAGGCGGACGGGGCCGGCGTGCCCGTCGAGTTCGCCGACGACGCGCCGATCTACGGCGAGCCCGGGGTCACTCGGTTCGTGGCCCGTACGGTCTCGGGCATCGACGCGTCCGCGCCGACGCCGACATGGATGGCCGCGCGCCTGCGCCTGGCCGGCGTGCGGGCGGTGAGCCTGCCGGTCGACGTGTCGAACTACGTGATGTGGGAGCTCGGGCAGCCGCTGCACTTCTATGACGCCGACAAGCTCAGCGGCGGCATCACCGTCCGCCGCGCTCGAGCGGGGGAGCGGCTCACCACCCTCGACGGCAAGGAACGCGAACTGCACCCCGAGGACCTCGTGATCGCCGACGAGTCGGGCGCGATCGGCCTGGCCGGCGTCATGGGCGGCGCCGCGACCGAGGTGACGGCCGAGACCACCCGCATCGTCGTGGAGTCCGCGACCTTCGACCCGGTGTCGATCGCGCGCACGCGCCGCCGTCACCGGCTGCCGTCGGAGGCGTCCAAGCGCAACGAGCGCGGCGTGGACCCGGCCGTCGCGGACGTGGCCGCCGAGCGGGCCGTGCGCCTGCTCGTCGAACTGGCCGGCGGCACGGCTGAGCCCGGTGTGACCGACGAGGGCCAGGTGCCCGAGCCGGTCGTCGTCGAGATGGCTGCCGACCGTCCGAGTCAGCGCGTCGGCGTCGAGTACACGACCGACCAGGTGGTCGAGTCGCTCGAGCGCCTCGGCGCGCAGGTCGCTCTCGGCCCGGTCGATGAGGGCGAGGCCCCGGTACTGCGCGTGACCGTTCCGAGCTGGCGTCCGGACCTGCGCATCCCCGAGGACCTGGTGGAGGAGGTCGCCCGTCTGCGCGGTTACGACCAGATCCCGTCGGTGGTCCCCACGGCCCCGGCCGGACGCGGCCTCACCCGGGCCCAGGCGCAGCGGCGTCGCGTGGTGCAGGCGCTCGCCGACGCCGGGCACACCGAGGTGCTGTCCTACCCGTTCGTCTCGGCCGAGCAGAACGCCCGGTTCGCCGCCCGCACCGACGATGAGGGCGAGGCGCTGCCGATGGTGTCGCTGGCCAACCCGATCTCCTCCCAGTTCCGGTTCCTGCGGCGTTCGCTGCTGCCGGGCCTGGTGGAGACCGCCCGCCGCAACCTGGGCCGCGGCTTCCGTGACCTGGCCCTCGTCGAGGCCGGTGTCGTGTTCCTGCCGGGCGAGAAGCTGGGCAGCGCTCAGATCCCGCCGCGCGCCGTGCACCCGGACGAGGCGACGCTCGCGGACCTGAACGGCGGCGTCCCGGCGCAGCCGTGGCACGTGGCCGGCCTTTACGCCGGGCATGACTCGGCCCCCGGACCCCACCACCAGCCGCGTCAGACCGACTGGCAGGACGCCGTCTCCGGTGCCTTGGACGTCGCCGACGTGCTCGGTGTCGAGCTGCGCGTCCGCAAGGGTGAGCACCATGCGTTCCACCCCGGCCGGGTGGCCGACCTGGTGCTGCGCGGCGAGGACGGCGGGGAGCGTGTCGTCGGCGTCGCCGGTGAGCTGCACCCGCAGTGGCTCGAGGCCGAAGACCTGCCCGAGCGCACGAGCGTGTGGGAGCTGGACCTCGAGGCCGTCAGCGCGGCCGCTCCGGCCGTGGTGCGCGCCGGACGCGTCTCGACCTATCCGGTGACGAGCCAGGACGTCGCCCTCGTCGTGGACTCCGACGTGGTGGCCGGTGACGTCCGGGACACGCTGGCCGAGGGCGCCGGCGAGCTGCTGGAGTCGATCGCTCTGTTCGACGAGTACGTGGGCGCTGGCGTCGGCGAGGGCAAGAAGTCCCTCGCGTTCAGCCTGCGCTTCCGCGCGGCGGACCGGACGCTGACTGCCGAAGAGGCCTCCGAGGCCCGCGAGGCCGCGACGGCTCTGGCGGTCGAGCGGCACGGCGCCGTGCGGCGCTGA
- a CDS encoding phenylalanine--tRNA ligase subunit alpha yields the protein MTHSTENGAPASGGEISPSDEQAVQAAVEAALAAVEQAEDLDELKAARLAHTGDKAPLTLANKAIGALPKEQKAAAGKTMGAARGRVNKALAARTEVLEARRAQQILDEETVDVTTFVRRRRVGARHPLSLTMDRVSDIFVGMGWEIAEGPELESEWFNFDALNFAPDHPAREMQDTFFVEPADAHLLLRTHTSPVQMRSLLERGAPTYVLCPGRTFRTDELDATHTPVFHQFEGLAVDQGLTMAHLRGTLEYFARQMFGDAAQIRLRPNFFPFTEPSAEMDIWHPEAKGGPQWIEWGGCGMVHPNVLRAAGLDPDEYSGFAFGMGVERTLMFRNEVPDMHDMIEGDVRFSQHFGMEV from the coding sequence ATGACGCACAGCACAGAGAACGGGGCGCCCGCGTCGGGCGGCGAGATCTCGCCGAGCGACGAGCAGGCCGTCCAGGCCGCCGTCGAGGCCGCGCTCGCCGCCGTCGAGCAGGCCGAGGACCTCGACGAGCTCAAGGCCGCTCGTCTGGCCCACACCGGGGACAAGGCCCCGTTGACCCTGGCGAACAAGGCGATCGGTGCCCTGCCCAAGGAGCAGAAGGCCGCCGCCGGCAAGACGATGGGCGCCGCCCGCGGCCGCGTGAACAAGGCCCTGGCCGCGCGCACGGAGGTGCTCGAGGCCCGTCGGGCGCAGCAGATCCTCGACGAGGAGACCGTCGACGTGACGACGTTCGTCCGTCGTCGCCGCGTGGGAGCCCGCCACCCTCTGAGCCTGACGATGGACCGCGTGAGCGACATCTTCGTGGGCATGGGCTGGGAGATCGCGGAGGGGCCCGAGCTCGAGTCGGAATGGTTCAACTTCGACGCGCTGAACTTCGCCCCGGACCACCCGGCCCGCGAGATGCAGGACACCTTCTTCGTTGAGCCCGCCGACGCGCACCTGCTGTTGCGCACCCACACCTCCCCGGTGCAGATGCGCTCTCTGCTCGAGCGCGGCGCGCCCACCTACGTGCTGTGCCCGGGACGTACCTTCCGCACCGATGAGCTCGATGCGACCCACACCCCGGTCTTCCACCAGTTCGAGGGGCTGGCCGTGGACCAGGGCCTGACGATGGCGCACTTGCGCGGCACCCTCGAGTACTTCGCCCGGCAGATGTTCGGCGACGCGGCGCAGATCCGCCTGCGGCCGAACTTCTTCCCGTTCACCGAACCGAGCGCCGAGATGGACATCTGGCACCCCGAGGCCAAGGGTGGCCCGCAGTGGATCGAGTGGGGCGGCTGCGGCATGGTCCACCCCAACGTGCTGCGCGCGGCCGGTCTCGACCCGGACGAGTACTCCGGGTTCGCGTTCGGCATGGGGGTCGAGCGCACGCTCATGTTCCGCAACGAGGTCCCGGACATGCACGACATGATCGAGGGCGACGTCCGCTTCTCCCAGCACTTCGGAATGGAGGTCTGA
- a CDS encoding CHY zinc finger protein, which translates to MDATDAPDAGDTDVTGGRSDQPQVHGLTVDSQTRCVHYHGPTDVVAMRLACCAGFWPCHACHDEQADHPIRVVPREDVGLPRVLCGVCRHVMTVEQYRGASRCPRCAAEFNRRCAAHAHLYFETEPAPASGQV; encoded by the coding sequence ATGGATGCCACGGACGCGCCCGACGCGGGCGACACCGACGTGACCGGCGGTCGGTCAGACCAGCCACAGGTGCACGGTTTGACGGTCGACTCACAGACGCGGTGTGTCCACTACCACGGGCCGACCGACGTCGTCGCTATGCGCCTGGCCTGCTGCGCGGGGTTCTGGCCGTGCCACGCCTGCCACGACGAGCAGGCCGACCATCCGATCCGGGTCGTGCCCCGAGAGGACGTCGGACTGCCTCGCGTGCTGTGCGGGGTGTGCCGACACGTGATGACCGTCGAGCAGTACCGCGGCGCGTCCCGGTGCCCGCGCTGCGCCGCTGAGTTCAACCGGCGCTGCGCGGCGCACGCCCACCTGTACTTCGAGACGGAGCCGGCGCCTGCGTCCGGCCAGGTCTAA
- a CDS encoding pyroglutamyl-peptidase I: MHSTGDQNHGAASPALRDDACAMPVSGGVDVLLTGFESFGGAATNPSAAAAEAAARQLRAGGVSALALELPCVFARTRARLAAALREHRPRVVVACGLAGGAQEVRLERVGINLRDARIPDNDGAQPVDEPVRADGPPALFSTLPVKRALQSLDAADVPARLSLSAGSFVCNNVLYELLDLADAAVRAGFVHVPWDEAHAPQDCASLPAAQLAHALVLVAEAALDPAADLDRPGGALH; encoded by the coding sequence ATGCACTCAACCGGTGATCAGAATCATGGCGCGGCGTCCCCGGCGCTGCGGGACGATGCGTGTGCGATGCCCGTGAGCGGAGGCGTTGACGTCCTGCTCACCGGCTTCGAGTCCTTCGGGGGCGCGGCCACGAACCCGTCGGCCGCGGCGGCCGAGGCGGCCGCGCGCCAGCTGCGAGCCGGGGGCGTCTCGGCGCTCGCGCTCGAGCTGCCCTGCGTGTTCGCTCGCACCCGTGCGCGCCTCGCGGCGGCCCTGCGGGAGCACCGCCCGCGGGTCGTCGTCGCCTGCGGCCTGGCCGGGGGCGCGCAGGAGGTGCGGCTTGAGCGCGTCGGCATCAACCTGCGCGACGCCCGAATCCCGGATAACGACGGGGCCCAGCCGGTCGACGAGCCGGTGCGGGCGGACGGGCCGCCCGCGCTGTTCTCGACCCTGCCCGTCAAGCGTGCGCTGCAGAGCCTAGACGCGGCGGATGTGCCGGCCCGCCTCTCGCTCAGCGCGGGCAGCTTCGTGTGCAACAACGTGCTGTATGAACTGCTCGATCTCGCCGACGCCGCGGTCCGGGCCGGCTTCGTGCACGTGCCGTGGGACGAGGCGCATGCGCCGCAGGACTGCGCCTCGCTGCCGGCCGCGCAGCTCGCGCACGCCCTCGTGCTGGTGGCCGAGGCCGCGCTCGACCCGGCCGCGGACCTCGACCGCCCTGGCGGTGCATTGCACTGA
- a CDS encoding Rv2578c family radical SAM protein — protein sequence MRWQAQTHGAHGRDDGNDAGAPALPGLRHAGLSEAGRRDAERRRTARTPQFAGMTFHEVQARSVLNRVPEASAMPFRWTVNPYRGCTHACRYCYARSTHEYLDLDAGADFDQQIVVKTNAPDVLRAELSRPTWTRESVALGTNTDPYQRAEGRYRLMPGIIAALADTGTPFSILTKGTLLARDVPELATAARSVPVGVGVSLATLDSRLAATVEPGTPAPAARLALIERLRTAGADVHVMAMPLLPWLSDSDAQLDALMRAVRAAGASSVLAGALHLRPGARQWYMQWLRHEHPHLVDGYERLYARSSYAPASYRSSLTRRARAAAAAHGLRWGGAHRIRSDDAPPHGTRGSHADVATTRAEHRRSGSSTSASAPARQAALF from the coding sequence ATGCGATGGCAGGCACAGACCCATGGGGCGCACGGCAGAGACGACGGCAACGACGCCGGTGCGCCCGCGTTGCCCGGGCTGCGTCATGCGGGGCTGAGCGAGGCGGGACGACGCGACGCCGAACGCCGCCGAACGGCCCGTACCCCGCAGTTCGCGGGGATGACCTTTCACGAGGTGCAGGCCCGCAGCGTGCTCAATCGCGTCCCCGAGGCCTCGGCAATGCCGTTCCGGTGGACCGTCAACCCGTATCGGGGCTGCACGCACGCGTGCCGCTACTGCTACGCGCGCAGCACTCACGAGTACCTGGACCTCGACGCCGGTGCGGACTTCGACCAACAGATCGTCGTGAAGACCAACGCGCCCGATGTGCTGCGTGCAGAACTGTCCCGCCCCACGTGGACACGCGAGAGTGTCGCACTGGGGACCAACACGGACCCCTACCAGCGCGCCGAAGGCCGCTACCGGCTCATGCCGGGCATCATCGCGGCGCTGGCGGACACGGGCACCCCGTTCTCGATCCTGACCAAGGGGACCCTGCTGGCCAGAGACGTGCCGGAGCTCGCCACCGCCGCCCGGTCGGTGCCGGTCGGCGTCGGCGTGTCACTGGCCACGCTGGACAGCCGACTGGCCGCCACGGTCGAACCCGGCACCCCGGCGCCGGCCGCCCGCCTCGCGCTGATCGAACGGCTGCGGACGGCGGGGGCGGACGTGCACGTCATGGCGATGCCTCTGCTGCCCTGGCTCAGCGACTCCGATGCCCAGCTCGACGCGCTGATGCGGGCGGTCCGTGCGGCGGGGGCGAGCTCCGTGCTCGCGGGCGCGCTGCACCTTCGACCCGGCGCACGCCAGTGGTATATGCAGTGGCTGCGGCACGAACACCCCCACCTCGTGGACGGCTACGAGCGGCTCTACGCACGCTCGAGCTACGCGCCCGCCTCGTACCGCTCGTCCCTGACCCGTCGGGCGCGCGCAGCCGCTGCGGCGCACGGCTTGCGCTGGGGCGGTGCACACCGCATCCGCTCCGACGACGCTCCCCCGCACGGGACGAGGGGTTCACACGCCGACGTCGCGACCACCCGAGCCGAACACCGACGCAGCGGGAGCTCGACATCGGCCTCAGCGCCTGCCCGCCAGGCGGCGCTGTTCTGA
- a CDS encoding (deoxy)nucleoside triphosphate pyrophosphohydrolase, giving the protein MDDRTHGVTGEQGARSVGERRAQRRAVVGAAVLDDAAAPARMLVGRRSAPAALAGLWEFPGGKVEPGEGAASALHRELAEELGVRVRLGAEVPAPEGEGWPLANGRRLHVFLAVLADGSAAPSPLQDHDRLEWCPLERAALHALDWIPADRPIVDALLDLLQSGTQDLLPGG; this is encoded by the coding sequence ATGGACGACAGGACGCATGGCGTGACCGGTGAGCAGGGTGCCCGGTCAGTCGGAGAGCGGAGGGCACAGCGGCGGGCCGTCGTGGGGGCGGCTGTGCTGGACGATGCGGCCGCACCGGCCCGGATGCTGGTCGGCCGCCGCTCGGCTCCGGCCGCTCTGGCAGGGCTGTGGGAGTTCCCGGGCGGCAAGGTCGAGCCGGGGGAGGGCGCGGCCTCGGCGCTGCACCGTGAACTGGCCGAGGAGCTCGGCGTGCGTGTGCGCCTGGGCGCTGAGGTGCCCGCCCCGGAAGGCGAGGGATGGCCGCTGGCCAACGGGCGCCGTCTGCACGTGTTCCTGGCGGTGCTGGCCGATGGTTCGGCGGCGCCGTCGCCGCTGCAGGACCATGATCGGCTCGAGTGGTGTCCGTTGGAGCGGGCGGCTCTGCACGCGCTCGACTGGATCCCGGCGGACCGGCCGATCGTCGACGCGCTGCTCGACCTGCTCCAGAGTGGAACACAGGACCTGCTGCCTGGCGGCTGA
- a CDS encoding MFS transporter — translation MSDHSTHGPLTGPIKISTADSPDTVGSGSPTTRPERGLGLFPAIVALALGSFAIGTTEFTIMGLLPEAVADLGVGLDAGSHLISVYALGVVVGAPLLAAGLARVDRRRSSILLMVLFLLGHVGSLLAPDMSSMMLARFISGLPHGAFFSTAALAAAHLAGPARRGQAIGWVMAGLSAANLLGVPAATALGQTAGWRWMFVVVAVCAAACIAATVMLVPDAPAPEGTSIRREMAGLTSLRLWRTALVGIVGFAGMFALYTYITPLMTRVAGLDPRWIPLVLALYGMGMVVGTLVGGALTDRDPVMTLRLSFVVTAICLTLVYLLSPWWQAVLLPLVLVAVAGSGIAPALQVLLVDAAPRSPQLAGSLNHSALNMANALGAWVSGAALTAGLSVAAPSLLGAGIAVVGITLSFALIRRPARR, via the coding sequence GTGAGCGACCACAGCACCCACGGCCCCCTGACGGGCCCGATCAAGATCAGCACCGCCGACTCCCCTGACACAGTGGGGTCCGGTTCGCCGACGACCCGGCCCGAGCGGGGGCTGGGGCTGTTTCCGGCCATCGTGGCGCTCGCCCTGGGCAGCTTCGCGATCGGCACCACCGAGTTCACCATCATGGGACTGTTGCCGGAGGCGGTCGCCGACCTGGGCGTCGGCCTCGACGCCGGAAGCCACCTCATCTCGGTCTACGCGCTCGGAGTGGTCGTCGGCGCCCCGCTGCTCGCGGCCGGCCTGGCCCGGGTCGACCGTCGCCGCTCGTCCATCCTGCTGATGGTCCTGTTCCTGCTCGGCCACGTCGGCAGTCTCCTCGCCCCGGACATGTCCTCGATGATGCTCGCCCGCTTCATCTCGGGTCTGCCGCACGGCGCATTCTTCTCCACCGCGGCCCTGGCCGCGGCGCACCTGGCCGGGCCTGCGCGGCGCGGCCAGGCCATCGGCTGGGTCATGGCCGGCCTGTCGGCGGCGAATCTGCTCGGCGTTCCGGCGGCCACCGCCCTCGGGCAGACCGCCGGCTGGCGGTGGATGTTCGTCGTCGTGGCCGTCTGCGCGGCCGCGTGCATCGCGGCGACGGTCATGCTCGTCCCCGACGCGCCCGCGCCCGAGGGCACGTCGATCCGCCGCGAGATGGCCGGGCTGACATCACTGCGGCTATGGCGCACCGCGCTCGTCGGCATCGTGGGATTCGCCGGCATGTTCGCGCTCTACACGTACATCACTCCGCTGATGACCCGCGTCGCCGGACTCGATCCGCGCTGGATCCCCCTCGTGCTCGCGCTGTACGGCATGGGCATGGTCGTCGGCACCCTCGTGGGGGGCGCGCTCACCGACCGCGACCCGGTGATGACGCTGCGGCTGTCGTTCGTGGTCACCGCCATCTGCCTGACCCTCGTGTATCTGCTCTCGCCCTGGTGGCAGGCCGTCCTGCTGCCGCTGGTGCTGGTCGCCGTGGCCGGCTCCGGCATCGCCCCTGCCCTGCAGGTCCTGCTGGTGGACGCCGCACCGCGGTCGCCGCAGCTGGCGGGCTCGCTCAACCACTCGGCGCTGAACATGGCGAACGCACTGGGCGCCTGGGTCAGCGGCGCCGCGCTGACTGCCGGCCTGTCCGTGGCCGCCCCGTCGCTGCTCGGCGCGGGCATCGCCGTGGTGGGAATCACACTGTCGTTCGCCCTGATTCGGCGCCCCGCACGCCGCTGA
- a CDS encoding GlsB/YeaQ/YmgE family stress response membrane protein: MGIIGWLVLGLIAGAIARLILPGHQGSGWLGALITGILGAILGGWIASLLGVGAMDEFFSLGTWIFAILGGVIVAFIWQAITGRKGARH, from the coding sequence ATGGGCATCATCGGTTGGCTCGTTCTCGGACTCATCGCAGGCGCGATCGCACGCCTGATCCTTCCCGGCCACCAGGGCTCCGGCTGGCTCGGCGCCCTGATCACCGGCATCCTCGGCGCCATCCTCGGCGGCTGGATCGCCTCGCTGCTGGGCGTCGGTGCCATGGACGAGTTCTTCAGCCTGGGCACCTGGATCTTCGCGATCCTCGGCGGCGTGATCGTGGCCTTCATCTGGCAGGCCATCACCGGCCGCAAGGGCGCGCGCCACTGA